In a genomic window of Spiroplasma melliferum:
- a CDS encoding putative transmembrane protein yields the protein MIIQMMTRNFGFTRFWIVLSSIVGIAGMAIAGGAYFYYLGRYNNGTFPGDINAANTWLMDSYAYLTSPKVILLLIVIFSFFTTIICNIGLIRYAISSTDAELCANKWSLAVLSLSLGGFFAPFALTWLPDTDVKATKNARVVIVRYLGTAWLVSAIASIVAIMIFYNKATDKTWVGNSKQNFAIMMGVLAAVSVLSLIFVPGFYSNKVVANMMAETSYGKWLRFVSTIYTILVTIMLVIQIITALLKLIEAFSRIFQKGQNGLSIFANILNFTATLIGTIFMIYLITKVIKGLWRREDGYMINIPQYKASDHTQRQY from the coding sequence GGGGCTTACTTTTATTATTTAGGCCGATATAACAATGGGACTTTTCCCGGTGATATCAATGCTGCAAATACTTGATTAATGGATTCATATGCATATTTAACAAGTCCTAAAGTTATACTTTTACTAATAGTGATTTTTTCATTTTTTACAACAATAATTTGTAATATTGGTTTAATCCGCTATGCAATTAGCAGTACTGATGCCGAATTATGTGCAAACAAATGAAGTTTAGCGGTATTATCATTATCACTTGGTGGCTTTTTTGCACCATTTGCATTAACATGATTACCAGATACTGATGTTAAAGCTACAAAAAATGCCCGTGTTGTGATTGTACGTTATTTAGGAACTGCTTGATTAGTATCAGCTATTGCTAGTATTGTTGCAATTATGATTTTTTACAACAAAGCAACAGATAAAACTTGAGTTGGAAACTCAAAACAAAATTTTGCCATTATGATGGGAGTTTTAGCTGCTGTTAGTGTTTTAAGTTTAATTTTTGTCCCTGGCTTTTATAGTAATAAAGTTGTCGCTAATATGATGGCTGAAACTTCTTATGGAAAATGATTACGTTTCGTTTCAACTATTTATACTATTTTAGTTACAATAATGTTAGTGATTCAAATTATTACGGCATTACTAAAACTAATTGAAGCATTTAGCCGTATATTTCAAAAAGGACAGAATGGATTATCAATTTTTGCTAATATTTTAAACTTTACAGCAACTTTAATTGGAACAATCTTTATGATTTATCTAATTACAAAAGTAATTAAAGGATTATGACGTCGTGAAGATGGTTACATGATTAACATTCCACAATATAAAGCATCTGATCATACGCAGCGTCAGTATTAA
- a CDS encoding RNA methyltransferase, translating to MKTTKKINIILFEPEIAQNVGAIMRTCVAINAKLHLIEPFGFIFDERFITRSSANYVEFADYETYNDWNHFLQLNPNLKLYCATRYAQQPHSAIDFTKDEKIFILFGRESTGIPTAILKEHLARTFRIPMSEKVRSLNVANTVGIVGYEIMRQLDYPGLSKVEIQKGPDFLKQK from the coding sequence ATGAAAACAACAAAAAAAATTAACATTATTTTATTTGAACCAGAAATTGCACAAAATGTTGGAGCCATTATGCGAACTTGTGTTGCAATTAATGCTAAATTACATTTAATTGAACCATTTGGATTTATTTTTGATGAACGATTTATTACTCGTAGTAGTGCAAATTATGTTGAGTTTGCTGATTATGAAACATATAATGATTGAAATCATTTTTTGCAATTAAATCCAAATCTTAAATTATATTGTGCAACTCGTTATGCTCAACAGCCACATAGTGCAATTGATTTTACCAAGGATGAAAAAATTTTTATTTTATTTGGACGTGAATCAACTGGTATTCCAACAGCAATTTTGAAAGAACATTTAGCACGAACTTTTCGCATTCCAATGTCAGAAAAAGTTCGTAGTTTAAATGTTGCTAATACAGTTGGAATTGTTGGTTATGAAATTATGCGTCAATTAGATTATCCCGGGTTATCTAAAGTTGAAATTCAAAAAGGGCCTGATTTTTTAAAACAAAAATAA
- a CDS encoding dITP/XTP pyrophosphatase yields the protein MEEIWIATSNKNKVREFKEMFEGINIIVKSLLDLTTPVPEIPETGTTFEENAFLKADYLSKMLNKPVLADDSGLEIIGLGNFPGVNTRRWAEPITDNNIINNLLIEKCRSLEQRDAQAVCVLCYINPITNETRYFRGVTKGLITEEPSGTNVFGYDAIFFLPEIGQTYAELTIIEKNKYSHRSKAFQMFKKWWLGGKDENNKKN from the coding sequence ATGGAAGAAATTTGGATTGCTACTAGTAATAAGAACAAAGTACGAGAATTTAAAGAAATGTTTGAAGGTATTAATATAATTGTTAAATCATTATTAGATTTAACAACACCTGTGCCTGAAATTCCTGAAACAGGAACAACCTTTGAAGAAAATGCATTTTTAAAAGCTGATTATTTAAGTAAAATGTTAAATAAGCCAGTATTAGCGGATGATTCTGGGTTAGAAATTATTGGTTTAGGAAATTTTCCTGGTGTTAATACTCGCCGTTGAGCAGAACCAATTACTGATAATAATATTATTAATAATTTATTAATTGAAAAATGTCGGTCACTAGAACAACGTGATGCACAAGCAGTTTGTGTTTTATGTTATATTAATCCAATTACAAACGAAACAAGATATTTCCGTGGAGTAACAAAAGGCCTTATTACTGAAGAACCAAGTGGTACTAATGTTTTTGGTTATGATGCCATTTTTTTCTTACCTGAAATTGGCCAAACTTATGCTGAATTAACTATAATAGAAAAAAATAAGTATTCACATCGTTCAAAGGCTTTTCAGATGTTTAAAAAATGATGATTAGGAGGAAAAGATGAAAACAACAAAAAAAATTAA
- a CDS encoding single-stranded DNA-binding protein: MNQVILVGQVEGTYEIIYDKKEAERKLMKFLLKIQRPFKNKDGNYDSDLVNVKVWTNNIDDLDISLRDKAIIAVKGRIQSFRSNNFD, encoded by the coding sequence ATGAATCAAGTAATATTGGTTGGGCAAGTAGAAGGAACTTATGAAATTATTTATGATAAAAAAGAAGCAGAACGAAAACTAATGAAATTTTTACTAAAGATTCAGCGACCTTTTAAAAATAAAGATGGTAACTATGACAGTGATTTAGTTAATGTTAAAGTATGAACAAATAATATCGATGATTTAGATATTAGTTTACGTGATAAAGCAATTATTGCCGTCAAAGGGCGAATTCAATCATTTCGTTCCAATAATTTTGATTAA
- a CDS encoding putative choline kinase, whose protein sequence is MKYQIKAKLNLGITNQNYQSIDNLFIRYSSPFTNLFIDHQNEIFVLEQIKNSDLTLPIVDYGYDGEHFFLVTPYYPTLQSLSMVKLTNQVLTQVATIIKQLWETKINTNNQIKTFNPKQFLITLKSAICKQLVNLTTYEKNLDYSKLQPTELVLCHNDLNSGNLVFLNQKLYLIDFEYAMLNDKFFDIASFASETLTTKAEQTYWFNLFNLTPQQQEKVAAWMYYQNILWIYWANYMYEQTKEKIFLTIIDLKLTNLQKNN, encoded by the coding sequence ATGAAATACCAAATTAAAGCAAAATTAAATTTAGGTATTACGAACCAAAATTATCAAAGTATTGATAATCTTTTTATCCGTTATAGTAGTCCTTTCACTAATTTATTCATTGATCATCAAAATGAAATTTTTGTTTTAGAACAAATTAAAAATAGTGATTTAACATTACCAATTGTTGATTATGGTTATGATGGTGAGCATTTCTTTTTGGTTACACCATATTATCCAACTTTGCAATCCCTTAGTATGGTTAAGCTTACAAACCAAGTCCTAACCCAAGTTGCTACAATAATTAAACAATTATGAGAAACTAAAATTAATACAAATAATCAAATTAAAACATTTAATCCCAAACAATTTTTAATAACATTAAAATCGGCAATTTGTAAGCAATTGGTCAATTTAACAACATATGAAAAAAATCTTGATTATTCAAAATTGCAACCAACAGAACTTGTTTTATGCCATAATGACTTAAATAGTGGCAATTTAGTTTTTTTAAATCAAAAACTCTACTTAATTGATTTTGAATATGCAATGTTAAATGATAAATTTTTTGATATTGCTTCATTTGCTTCTGAAACATTAACAACAAAAGCTGAACAAACTTATTGATTTAATCTTTTTAATTTAACACCACAGCAACAAGAAAAAGTAGCAGCATGAATGTATTACCAAAACATTCTATGAATTTATTGAGCGAATTATATGTATGAACAAACAAAAGAAAAAATTTTCTTAACAATTATTGATTTAAAATTAACTAATTTACAAAAAAATAATTAG